A window from Hemicordylus capensis ecotype Gifberg chromosome 2, rHemCap1.1.pri, whole genome shotgun sequence encodes these proteins:
- the ABHD14B gene encoding putative protein-lysine deacylase ABHD14B isoform X1 translates to MFPGRYVPEVMASTQLTEGTIMVGGQVLFYRQVKPAQQTPRFSVLLLHGIRFSSETWLNLQTLSKLAEAGYCAVAIDLPGLGRSKEAAAPAPVGEPAPSSFLKSVFEALKLDQAVVVSPSLSGMYSLPFLFQHSELVKAYIPVAPICTEKFLATQYASVKTPALIVYGDQDVQLGELSLNNLKNLPNHKVMLMKGAGHACYIDKPDEWHLGLLDFLKSLE, encoded by the exons AT GTTTCCTGGAAGATACGTTCCAGAAGTGATGGCTTCCACACAACTCACTGAGGGTACCATCATGGTGGGCGGACAAGTCCTCTTCTATAGGCAGGTCAAGCCGGCTCAACAGACCCCTCGGTTttctgtgttgctgctgcatggCATTCGTTTTTCATCAGAGACTTGGCTCAACCTGCAGACTTTGTCCAAGTTGGCGGAAGCTGGATATTGTGCTGTAGCTATTGATTTGCCAG GCTTAGGTCGTTCCAAggaggcagctgctcctgctcccgtTGGAGAGCCAGCTCCGAGCAGCTTCTTGAAGTCTGTCTTCGAGGCCCTGAAGTTAGACCAGGCTGTGGTGGTCAGCCCCTCTCTCAGCGGCAtgtattcccttcccttcctcttccagCACAGTGAGCTGGTCAAGGCGTACATCCCAGTGGCACCCATCTGCACGGAGAAATTCCTAGCCACACAATATGCCAGTGTCAAG ACACCAGCACTCATCGTATATGGGGACCAGGATGTCCAGTTGGGGGAGCTAAGCCTGAACAACTTGAAGAATTTACCCAATCACAAGGTGATGCTGATGAAAGGGGCGGGCCATGCCTGTTACATTGACAAACCAGATGAGTGGCACCTTGGTCTGCTAGACTTCCTGAAGAGCCTAGAGTAA
- the ABHD14B gene encoding putative protein-lysine deacylase ABHD14B isoform X2: protein MASTQLTEGTIMVGGQVLFYRQVKPAQQTPRFSVLLLHGIRFSSETWLNLQTLSKLAEAGYCAVAIDLPGLGRSKEAAAPAPVGEPAPSSFLKSVFEALKLDQAVVVSPSLSGMYSLPFLFQHSELVKAYIPVAPICTEKFLATQYASVKTPALIVYGDQDVQLGELSLNNLKNLPNHKVMLMKGAGHACYIDKPDEWHLGLLDFLKSLE, encoded by the exons ATGGCTTCCACACAACTCACTGAGGGTACCATCATGGTGGGCGGACAAGTCCTCTTCTATAGGCAGGTCAAGCCGGCTCAACAGACCCCTCGGTTttctgtgttgctgctgcatggCATTCGTTTTTCATCAGAGACTTGGCTCAACCTGCAGACTTTGTCCAAGTTGGCGGAAGCTGGATATTGTGCTGTAGCTATTGATTTGCCAG GCTTAGGTCGTTCCAAggaggcagctgctcctgctcccgtTGGAGAGCCAGCTCCGAGCAGCTTCTTGAAGTCTGTCTTCGAGGCCCTGAAGTTAGACCAGGCTGTGGTGGTCAGCCCCTCTCTCAGCGGCAtgtattcccttcccttcctcttccagCACAGTGAGCTGGTCAAGGCGTACATCCCAGTGGCACCCATCTGCACGGAGAAATTCCTAGCCACACAATATGCCAGTGTCAAG ACACCAGCACTCATCGTATATGGGGACCAGGATGTCCAGTTGGGGGAGCTAAGCCTGAACAACTTGAAGAATTTACCCAATCACAAGGTGATGCTGATGAAAGGGGCGGGCCATGCCTGTTACATTGACAAACCAGATGAGTGGCACCTTGGTCTGCTAGACTTCCTGAAGAGCCTAGAGTAA